One Hyphomicrobium sp. CS1GBMeth3 DNA window includes the following coding sequences:
- a CDS encoding alpha-2-macroglobulin has translation MRALRPLLIGLFLLAGFSIAGAQERPFVHKGVAKDAERYETYIRDTWRPDGRKAADVRQAAEKQLGPDPRAASRSFAIAVATDAKSPENWIGLAKALLAITPNPNKSESYDLAVNASGAAYRGYLLARDTMVKARALAVLGEAMGRRSYWRPAIDALKASLALVDDANVRDAYEKLRAERGFRMTDYSTDGDAASPRVCVQFSENLSRGQVDFAKFVSVNGRDPQSVSAEGSQLCVDGVEHGQRYEIHVRAGLPSDVNEPLAKAVTLAVYVPDRKPMVHFTGKSYVLPTRGQNGIPLVAVNTNSVEIEVYRIGDRSLANALGNGDLDRQLYGHQLEELKSRSGSLVYTGTLDVASKLNAEVTVAFPVSESIGELKPGAYAMIARPADQANADTWREQATQWFIVSDLGLTAFSGEDGVHAFVRSLAGAEPIADANVRLVARNNEILATGKSDKNGYVRFEPGQSKGEGGNAPAILVAENGAGEYAFLDLTTNAFDLSDRGVKGRDAPGPLDGFVFTERGVYRPGEEVNVTALVRDATGAAATLPVTLIVTRPDGVEHGRYTLTDSEIGGRTLRLPLGGGVMTGTWRARLHADPKADAITQVSFLVEDFVPERLDLTLTDGAGRLAPDETKTIDVAGRFLYGPPAADMALEGDIVVRPSTKDLEGYEGYRFGEADETVSPVRQPLENLPQTDDAGKAALAVTLPAVTKTAKPLEANVIVRLREAGGRSIERSLVLPVSLDAPRIGIKPLFNTSALGEGEQARFDVVLLDADGKPSAARLDWNLVRLDTSWQWYRRDGAWTYESQTITRKVANGAVDATVGGPASVSANVDYGRYRLEVSSAETGGTLSSVVFNAGWYTADETADSPEMLDVALDKATYQPGETAKLRIAAKQGGKALVTVLGRGLLTSQEIELPKGGGDVEIKVGDDWGAGAYATALLYRPMDEAAKRMPSRAIGVRWIGVDQAKRTLKVALATEEKVKGASELAIPVKVEGLEPGEEARVTIAAVDVGILNLTRYQVPAPEAHFYAQQKLALDLRDFYGRLIDGMRAERGKLRSGGDGMDGAGMQGNPPVEETVSYYSGIVTVGADGTANVSFTLPSFNGTVRVMAVAWSKTKVGHGTRDVIVRDAVALTASAPRFLTLGDEARVDLSLHNVDGPAGSYTAKLIDVIGGSAPLPEKAVDLKAGERKSERVNLKPSDVGTFTYDVSVTGPDGLFFSRRLTFDVKPPAGDIKRTTVAKLAPHGGKLTLSKDLLAGLIGNRTRVNLSVGPAARLDMPGLLTALDRYPYGCAEQTVSRALPLLYANAVAARIGIGADKELKERVQGAVARVLEMQDASGAFGSWGPGSGDLWLTSYVTDFLSRARESGYDVRQIPFTQALDRLQNFALNGEDFKEGGEDRAYALYVLARNGRAPIGELRYYADTRLDRFSTPLAKAQLGAALAMVGDKERAESAFRAALDAFGDQDKLKLARSDYGSDIRDGAALVTLASETGIVRNETPRLVEVVAKAYLARSYTSTQEQAWMLLAAHALGEQTKATRLIVDGAPVDGSLTRALSAEQLETGVTIANDGETETDAVVTVIGASLTPEPSVSKGFTVKRAYYTLDGKEIDLASAEGGKSELAQNERLVAVLTIESDEAAGRVLLVDRLPAGLEIENPRLVDSGDIKSLDWLRTTLRPEHTEFRDDRFVAAFNLWGRARSHTLGGDEGGNDEAATEDGNAADVGNATAAASATVAYVVRAVTPGTFVHPAATVEDMYRPERHARSGAGTLVVTPTN, from the coding sequence ATGCGCGCCCTCAGACCTTTGCTTATCGGTCTTTTCCTCCTTGCAGGATTCAGTATCGCCGGCGCCCAGGAGCGCCCGTTCGTGCACAAGGGCGTCGCCAAGGACGCCGAACGCTACGAGACCTATATCCGCGACACCTGGCGGCCGGATGGGCGCAAGGCGGCGGATGTACGCCAGGCTGCCGAGAAGCAGCTCGGGCCCGATCCGCGTGCGGCTTCGCGCAGCTTCGCCATTGCTGTCGCGACCGACGCCAAGAGCCCGGAGAACTGGATCGGCCTCGCCAAGGCGCTACTCGCCATCACGCCTAATCCGAACAAGTCAGAGTCGTACGATCTTGCGGTCAATGCGTCGGGCGCGGCCTACCGCGGCTATCTGCTGGCGCGGGATACGATGGTCAAGGCGCGTGCGCTCGCGGTGCTCGGCGAGGCGATGGGGCGGCGCTCCTACTGGCGGCCTGCGATCGACGCGCTCAAGGCAAGCCTGGCGCTCGTGGACGACGCCAATGTGCGCGATGCGTACGAGAAGCTGCGCGCCGAGCGCGGGTTCCGCATGACGGATTATTCGACGGACGGCGACGCGGCGTCGCCGCGCGTGTGCGTGCAGTTCTCGGAGAACCTCTCGCGCGGGCAGGTCGATTTCGCGAAGTTCGTCTCTGTCAACGGCCGCGATCCGCAGTCGGTCTCAGCTGAAGGCAGCCAACTCTGCGTCGATGGTGTTGAGCACGGTCAGCGCTACGAGATCCATGTGCGCGCCGGCTTGCCGTCCGACGTGAACGAGCCGCTTGCGAAGGCGGTGACGCTCGCCGTCTACGTTCCTGACCGCAAGCCGATGGTGCATTTCACCGGCAAGAGCTACGTGCTGCCGACGCGCGGGCAGAACGGCATTCCGCTCGTTGCCGTCAACACGAACAGCGTCGAGATCGAGGTCTACCGCATCGGTGACCGTAGCCTCGCGAATGCACTCGGCAACGGTGATCTCGACCGCCAGCTTTACGGCCATCAGCTCGAGGAGCTGAAGAGCCGCTCGGGCAGCCTCGTTTACACGGGTACGCTCGACGTTGCGAGCAAGCTCAATGCCGAGGTGACGGTTGCGTTTCCGGTCAGCGAATCGATCGGCGAATTGAAGCCCGGCGCCTATGCGATGATCGCGCGTCCGGCCGATCAAGCGAACGCCGATACGTGGCGCGAGCAGGCCACCCAGTGGTTCATCGTCTCCGATCTCGGGCTGACGGCCTTTTCCGGTGAGGACGGCGTGCACGCGTTCGTACGCTCGCTTGCCGGCGCGGAGCCGATCGCGGATGCCAATGTGCGTCTCGTCGCGCGCAACAACGAGATTCTTGCGACCGGCAAGTCGGACAAGAACGGCTATGTGCGCTTCGAGCCGGGTCAGTCGAAGGGTGAAGGCGGCAATGCGCCTGCAATCCTTGTCGCCGAGAACGGCGCAGGTGAATACGCCTTCCTCGATCTCACGACCAACGCGTTCGATCTCTCGGACCGAGGCGTCAAAGGCCGCGATGCGCCGGGGCCGCTCGACGGCTTCGTCTTCACCGAGCGTGGCGTCTACCGCCCCGGCGAAGAAGTCAATGTCACGGCGCTCGTGCGCGATGCGACGGGCGCGGCCGCGACGCTTCCGGTCACGCTGATCGTCACGCGTCCCGACGGCGTCGAGCATGGACGCTATACGCTGACCGACAGTGAGATCGGCGGACGCACGCTGCGCCTGCCACTCGGCGGCGGTGTGATGACCGGAACGTGGCGCGCGCGGCTGCATGCCGATCCGAAGGCAGACGCTATCACGCAGGTGTCGTTCCTCGTTGAAGATTTCGTGCCTGAGCGGCTCGATCTCACGCTGACCGATGGCGCCGGTCGCCTGGCGCCTGACGAGACGAAGACGATCGATGTCGCGGGGCGCTTCCTGTACGGGCCGCCGGCAGCCGACATGGCGCTTGAAGGCGACATCGTCGTGCGGCCTTCGACCAAGGATCTCGAAGGTTATGAGGGCTATCGCTTCGGTGAAGCGGACGAGACGGTCAGCCCCGTGCGCCAGCCACTCGAAAACCTGCCGCAGACCGACGACGCGGGCAAAGCCGCGCTTGCTGTGACGCTGCCAGCGGTGACGAAGACGGCGAAGCCGCTGGAAGCGAACGTTATCGTGCGTCTGCGTGAAGCAGGCGGGCGCAGCATCGAGCGGTCGCTCGTACTGCCGGTCAGCCTCGATGCGCCGCGCATCGGTATCAAGCCGCTCTTCAACACGTCGGCGCTCGGCGAGGGCGAGCAGGCGCGGTTCGATGTCGTGCTGCTAGACGCAGACGGCAAGCCGTCTGCTGCGCGTCTCGACTGGAATCTCGTGCGGCTCGACACGTCGTGGCAGTGGTATCGCCGCGACGGCGCCTGGACCTATGAGAGCCAGACGATCACACGCAAGGTTGCCAACGGCGCGGTGGACGCCACGGTCGGTGGTCCGGCTTCGGTCTCGGCCAATGTCGATTACGGCCGCTATCGGCTCGAGGTCAGTTCGGCGGAAACGGGGGGCACGCTGTCGAGCGTCGTCTTCAACGCCGGCTGGTATACGGCGGATGAGACGGCCGACAGCCCCGAGATGCTCGACGTTGCGCTTGACAAGGCGACCTACCAGCCCGGCGAGACGGCGAAGCTGCGTATCGCCGCGAAGCAGGGCGGCAAGGCGCTCGTGACCGTGCTCGGCCGCGGACTCCTCACTTCGCAGGAGATCGAGCTGCCGAAGGGCGGCGGCGACGTCGAGATCAAGGTCGGTGACGACTGGGGCGCCGGCGCCTATGCCACGGCGCTGCTCTATCGTCCGATGGACGAGGCGGCGAAGCGCATGCCGAGCCGCGCCATCGGTGTGCGGTGGATCGGCGTCGATCAGGCGAAGCGCACGCTCAAGGTTGCGCTCGCGACGGAAGAGAAGGTCAAGGGTGCGTCCGAGCTTGCAATCCCGGTGAAGGTCGAAGGTCTCGAGCCCGGCGAGGAGGCGCGCGTCACCATCGCGGCTGTCGATGTCGGCATCCTGAACCTCACACGTTATCAGGTTCCGGCACCGGAAGCGCACTTCTACGCGCAGCAGAAGCTCGCGCTCGATCTGCGTGATTTCTACGGCCGCTTGATCGACGGCATGAGGGCTGAGCGCGGCAAGTTGCGCTCTGGCGGTGACGGCATGGACGGGGCCGGAATGCAAGGCAATCCGCCCGTCGAGGAAACCGTCTCGTACTACTCCGGCATCGTGACGGTCGGTGCGGATGGCACGGCCAATGTCAGCTTCACGCTGCCGAGCTTCAACGGCACGGTGCGCGTGATGGCAGTTGCTTGGAGCAAGACCAAGGTCGGGCACGGGACGCGTGACGTCATCGTGCGCGATGCGGTCGCGCTCACGGCTTCGGCGCCGCGCTTCCTGACGCTCGGCGACGAAGCTCGCGTCGATCTTTCGCTGCACAATGTCGACGGTCCGGCCGGCTCGTACACAGCCAAGCTCATCGACGTTATTGGCGGCAGCGCGCCACTCCCAGAGAAGGCCGTCGACCTCAAGGCTGGCGAGCGCAAGTCGGAGCGGGTCAATCTCAAACCCAGCGACGTCGGCACGTTCACTTATGACGTGTCTGTCACCGGGCCGGATGGTCTCTTCTTCTCGCGCCGGCTGACGTTCGACGTGAAGCCGCCGGCCGGCGACATCAAGCGAACGACGGTTGCCAAGCTGGCACCGCACGGCGGCAAGCTCACGCTGTCGAAGGATCTGCTCGCCGGGCTGATCGGTAACCGCACGCGCGTCAACCTCTCGGTTGGTCCGGCGGCGCGGCTCGATATGCCGGGTTTGCTCACTGCCCTCGATCGCTATCCGTACGGTTGCGCGGAGCAGACGGTGTCGCGGGCGCTGCCGCTGCTCTACGCTAACGCCGTGGCTGCGCGCATCGGCATCGGCGCGGACAAGGAGCTTAAGGAGCGGGTGCAGGGCGCCGTTGCCCGCGTGCTCGAGATGCAGGATGCGTCCGGTGCGTTCGGGAGCTGGGGTCCCGGCAGCGGCGATCTCTGGCTCACGAGCTATGTCACGGACTTCCTGTCGCGTGCTCGCGAGTCCGGCTACGACGTGCGCCAGATCCCGTTCACGCAGGCGCTCGACCGGTTGCAGAACTTCGCCCTCAACGGCGAGGACTTCAAGGAAGGCGGCGAGGATCGGGCTTACGCGCTCTACGTGCTCGCCCGCAACGGCCGCGCGCCGATCGGAGAGCTGCGCTATTACGCCGACACGCGCCTCGACCGCTTCTCGACGCCGCTCGCCAAGGCGCAGCTCGGTGCGGCGCTGGCGATGGTCGGCGATAAGGAGCGGGCCGAGTCGGCGTTCCGGGCCGCGCTCGATGCGTTCGGCGATCAAGACAAGCTCAAGCTTGCGCGTTCGGACTATGGCTCGGACATCCGCGACGGAGCTGCGCTGGTCACGCTGGCCTCGGAAACCGGCATCGTACGCAACGAGACGCCGCGCCTCGTCGAGGTGGTGGCGAAGGCCTACCTTGCGCGCTCCTACACCTCTACGCAGGAGCAGGCGTGGATGTTGCTGGCCGCGCACGCGCTCGGTGAGCAGACGAAGGCGACGCGTCTTATCGTCGACGGCGCGCCGGTTGACGGGTCGCTAACCCGCGCGCTGTCGGCCGAGCAGCTCGAAACGGGTGTTACGATTGCCAACGACGGCGAGACGGAGACGGACGCTGTCGTGACGGTGATCGGCGCTTCGCTGACGCCGGAGCCGTCGGTGTCGAAAGGCTTCACCGTCAAGCGCGCCTACTATACGCTCGACGGCAAGGAGATCGATCTCGCAAGTGCCGAAGGCGGCAAGAGCGAGCTCGCGCAGAACGAACGTCTGGTTGCCGTGCTTACGATCGAGAGCGACGAAGCGGCCGGCCGCGTGCTGCTCGTCGACCGGCTGCCGGCAGGGCTTGAGATCGAGAACCCGCGTCTCGTGGACTCGGGCGACATCAAGAGCCTCGACTGGCTGCGGACGACGCTGCGCCCCGAGCATACGGAGTTCCGTGATGACCGCTTCGTTGCCGCGTTCAATCTCTGGGGCCGGGCTCGCTCGCACACGCTCGGCGGCGACGAGGGTGGCAATGACGAGGCTGCGACGGAAGACGGAAACGCCGCTGATGTCGGGAACGCCACCGCGGCGGCTTCTGCGACCGTTGCGTATGTCGTGCGCGCGGTGACTCCGGGCACCTTCGTCCATCCGGCCGCAACGGTCGAGGACATGTACCGGCCTGAGCGTCACGCACGCTCCGGCGCGGGCACGCTTGTCGTAACGCCCACGAATTAG
- the lysA gene encoding diaminopimelate decarboxylase, whose product MHHFTYKDGVLHAEDVSLPRLAAEVGTPFYCYSTATLERHYTVLADAFSGQDAVICFAVKANSNQGVLATMARLGAGMDVVSEGELRRARAAGVAADKIIFAGVGKSRDEMAYALREGIFSFNVESEPELIALSDVAAGLGVTARVALRVNPDVDAKTHAKISTGKSENKFGVPYLDAPRLYTAARALPGLDVSGIHMHIGSQITDLAPFRDAFRLMRDLALDLRRDGHEIHHLDIGGGLGVPYHGDADLPPHPDAYARLVKDLLGDLEARIYLEPGRMIVGNAGILVTRVLYAKAGAGKRFTIVDAAMNDLLRPTLYEAYHEVWPVAAARASSPKSLQDIVGPVCETGDYLATDRELPAFEPDDLIAVMTAGAYGAVMSSTYNTRLLVPEILVCGAEYGVVRPRPSYDELIGLDRLPRWLSKA is encoded by the coding sequence ATGCATCACTTCACCTACAAGGACGGCGTGCTTCACGCCGAGGACGTCAGTCTCCCGCGGCTCGCTGCCGAGGTCGGCACGCCGTTCTATTGCTATTCGACGGCGACGCTCGAGCGGCATTACACCGTGCTCGCCGACGCGTTCTCCGGGCAGGACGCCGTCATCTGTTTTGCGGTCAAGGCCAACTCGAACCAGGGCGTGCTGGCGACCATGGCGCGGCTCGGCGCGGGCATGGACGTGGTCTCGGAAGGCGAGCTTCGGCGCGCACGGGCTGCGGGCGTGGCCGCCGACAAGATCATCTTCGCGGGCGTCGGCAAATCGCGCGACGAGATGGCGTATGCGCTGCGCGAGGGCATTTTCAGCTTCAACGTCGAAAGTGAGCCGGAGCTGATCGCGCTCTCCGACGTCGCGGCCGGGCTCGGCGTCACGGCGCGGGTGGCGTTGCGCGTCAATCCGGACGTCGATGCCAAGACGCACGCCAAGATCTCCACCGGCAAAAGCGAGAACAAGTTCGGCGTTCCGTATCTCGATGCGCCGCGGCTCTACACGGCAGCGCGGGCGCTGCCGGGTCTCGATGTGTCGGGCATCCATATGCACATCGGCAGCCAGATCACGGATCTGGCGCCGTTTCGGGATGCGTTCCGGCTGATGCGCGACCTCGCGCTCGATCTTCGGCGCGACGGGCACGAGATCCACCATCTCGATATCGGGGGCGGGCTCGGCGTGCCCTACCATGGCGACGCCGATCTGCCGCCACATCCCGATGCCTATGCGAGGCTGGTCAAGGACCTGCTCGGAGATCTCGAGGCGCGCATCTACCTCGAGCCGGGGCGCATGATCGTCGGCAACGCGGGCATCCTGGTGACGCGCGTGCTGTATGCCAAGGCGGGCGCCGGTAAGCGCTTCACGATCGTCGACGCGGCGATGAACGATCTCCTGAGGCCGACGCTGTACGAGGCCTATCATGAGGTGTGGCCGGTCGCGGCGGCGCGCGCCTCGTCCCCAAAATCGCTGCAGGACATCGTGGGCCCTGTCTGCGAGACGGGCGACTATCTCGCGACCGACCGCGAACTACCGGCGTTCGAGCCGGACGACCTGATCGCGGTGATGACGGCCGGCGCTTACGGTGCGGTGATGTCCTCGACCTACAACACGCGGCTTCTGGTGCCCGAGATTCTGGTGTGCGGGGCTGAGTATGGCGTGGTGCGGCCGCGGCCATCCTACGACGAGCTGATCGGGCTCGACCGGCTGCCGCGGTGGCTCTCGAAAGCCTAA
- a CDS encoding lipoprotein produces MTRFVRAALAASALAFVLAGCGVKGGLEAPSAAKQQTTADAQSGEGRPEGAAPKPHKSSILDGLIR; encoded by the coding sequence ATGACGCGTTTTGTTCGCGCTGCTCTGGCGGCCTCCGCGCTGGCATTCGTGCTGGCGGGGTGCGGCGTGAAGGGCGGCCTCGAAGCGCCGTCCGCGGCCAAGCAGCAGACGACCGCCGATGCTCAGTCCGGTGAGGGCCGCCCCGAGGGCGCCGCCCCCAAGCCGCACAAGAGCTCGATCCTCGACGGCCTTATTCGCTAG
- the argH gene encoding argininosuccinate lyase has protein sequence MWGGRFAASPAEIMQEINASVSFDKVLAPQDIRGSKAHAAMLGETGIITKSDTREILRGLDQVAAEIADGSFTFSRELEDVHMNVESRLKDLIGASAGRLHTARSRNDQVATDFRLFVRDAADALIVAIGGLQEVLVAKAEEHAATVMPGFTHLQPAQPVTFGHHLLAYVEMLGRDRGRFVDARRRLNECPLGSAALAGTSFPIDRDKTAEELGFDRPMANSLDGVSDRDFALEVLAAAAITAVHLSRFAEEIVIWMTPQFGFIRLSDRFTTGSSIMPQKRNPDAAELVRAKVGRIAAAFQSLLTVMKGLPLAYSKDMQEDKEAAFDALASLRLALAAMTGMVGDLEPEKEVMRAAAGRGYSTATDLADWLVRELKMPFRDAHHVTGSIVKAAEVRGLDLENLPLEVMQEVEPRITNGVYSVLSVENSVKSRRSYGGTAPQNVAKMARAWARRLEKERAGR, from the coding sequence ATGTGGGGCGGCCGTTTTGCTGCCTCGCCCGCCGAGATCATGCAGGAGATAAATGCCTCTGTCTCCTTCGACAAGGTGTTGGCGCCGCAGGATATCCGCGGTTCGAAGGCGCATGCGGCGATGCTCGGGGAGACCGGCATCATCACCAAGAGCGATACGCGCGAGATCCTGCGCGGGCTGGATCAGGTGGCGGCCGAGATCGCCGACGGGAGCTTCACGTTCTCGCGCGAGCTCGAGGACGTGCACATGAACGTCGAGAGCCGGCTCAAGGATTTGATCGGCGCTTCGGCGGGGCGGCTCCATACGGCGCGCTCGCGCAACGACCAGGTGGCGACGGATTTCCGGCTTTTCGTGCGCGATGCGGCCGATGCGCTGATCGTGGCCATCGGCGGACTGCAGGAGGTCCTCGTCGCCAAGGCCGAGGAGCACGCGGCGACCGTCATGCCGGGCTTCACGCACTTGCAGCCGGCGCAACCAGTGACGTTCGGGCATCATCTGCTTGCTTACGTGGAAATGCTGGGGCGCGATCGCGGACGGTTCGTCGACGCGCGGCGGCGGCTCAACGAGTGCCCGCTCGGGTCTGCGGCGCTGGCGGGCACGTCGTTTCCGATCGACCGCGACAAGACCGCCGAGGAGCTGGGCTTCGACCGTCCGATGGCCAACTCGCTCGACGGCGTCTCGGACCGGGATTTCGCGCTCGAGGTATTGGCGGCGGCTGCCATCACGGCCGTGCACCTGTCGCGCTTCGCCGAGGAGATCGTGATCTGGATGACGCCGCAGTTCGGCTTCATCCGGCTTTCGGACCGGTTCACGACCGGCTCGTCGATCATGCCGCAAAAGCGCAACCCGGATGCGGCGGAGTTGGTGCGCGCCAAGGTCGGGCGCATCGCGGCCGCTTTTCAGAGCCTGCTCACGGTCATGAAGGGCCTGCCGCTCGCCTATTCCAAGGACATGCAGGAGGATAAGGAAGCGGCGTTCGACGCGCTGGCCTCGCTCCGCCTTGCGCTTGCGGCCATGACCGGGATGGTGGGGGATCTCGAGCCGGAGAAGGAGGTCATGCGGGCGGCTGCCGGACGCGGCTACTCGACCGCGACCGACCTCGCCGACTGGCTGGTGCGGGAGCTCAAGATGCCGTTCCGGGACGCCCACCACGTGACCGGCTCCATCGTCAAGGCAGCCGAGGTCCGGGGGCTGGACCTCGAAAACCTGCCGCTGGAGGTCATGCAGGAGGTGGAGCCGCGGATCACGAACGGGGTTTATTCCGTGCTTTCGGTGGAAAATTCCGTCAAGTCGCGCCGTAGCTATGGGGGAACTGCGCCACAGAACGTCGCGAAAATGGCCCGGGCCTGGGCTCGGCGCTTGGAAAAGGAGCGGGCTGGGCGCTAA
- a CDS encoding TlpA disulfide reductase family protein — translation MNENGNAPGAPRRSTAAVITMAAIAALVGFAAVYGTLGRPDNTSVPETSAAAPEKGAPETRRRVPGLPAFVFKTAPETLADVAFVDGTGAERKLSDFRGKIVLLNLWATWCAPCREEMPSLDRLQQELGSDTFEVVALAVDRTGPDAARKFLDSIGVKQLALYSDTTTRTGSQLKAIGMPTTILIDAEGREIGRLPGPAEWDSEDAKRLIRETIETAAASN, via the coding sequence ATGAACGAAAACGGCAACGCGCCCGGCGCGCCCCGAAGAAGCACAGCGGCCGTCATCACCATGGCCGCGATTGCGGCTCTTGTCGGCTTTGCGGCGGTATACGGCACGCTTGGCCGGCCTGACAACACCAGCGTGCCCGAGACCTCGGCCGCCGCGCCGGAAAAGGGGGCGCCCGAAACCCGCCGCCGCGTGCCGGGCCTGCCGGCCTTCGTCTTCAAAACCGCACCCGAGACCCTTGCCGACGTCGCTTTCGTCGACGGCACCGGCGCTGAGCGCAAGCTGAGCGACTTCCGCGGCAAGATCGTCCTTCTTAACCTTTGGGCGACCTGGTGCGCCCCCTGCCGCGAGGAGATGCCCTCGCTGGACCGCCTGCAGCAAGAGCTGGGCTCGGACACCTTCGAGGTCGTGGCGCTGGCGGTGGACCGCACCGGCCCTGATGCGGCGAGGAAGTTCCTCGACAGCATCGGCGTCAAACAGCTGGCGCTCTACTCGGATACGACAACGCGAACCGGGTCCCAGCTCAAGGCCATCGGCATGCCGACGACGATCCTGATCGACGCCGAAGGCCGTGAGATCGGCCGCCTGCCCGGCCCCGCCGAATGGGACTCGGAGGATGCCAAACGGCTGATCCGCGAAACGATCGAAACCGCGGCCGCCTCCAACTGA
- the dapD gene encoding 2,3,4,5-tetrahydropyridine-2,6-dicarboxylate N-succinyltransferase: protein MSNLQTTIEQAWETRDSVTSATKGEVRDAVETTLNLLDKGEARVAEKKNGEWVVNQWLKKAVLLSFRLNDMGLISGGPGGSSYWDKVAPKFAGWTEDDFKKGGFRVLPGAFVRHSAYIAPGAVLLPAFVNLGAYVDSGTMVDTWATVGSCAQIGKNCHISGGAGIGGVLEPLQAGPVIIEDNCFIGARAEVAEGVLVGEGSVLSMGVYLGASTTIIDRTTGEKHFGRVPPYSVVVSGSMAGRPLPNGEPGPNLYCAVIVKRVDEKTRSKTSINELLRD, encoded by the coding sequence ATGAGCAACCTTCAAACCACCATCGAGCAGGCCTGGGAGACCCGCGACAGCGTCACCTCCGCCACCAAGGGCGAGGTTCGCGATGCCGTCGAAACCACCTTGAACCTCCTGGACAAGGGCGAGGCGCGCGTCGCCGAGAAGAAGAACGGCGAGTGGGTCGTCAATCAATGGCTGAAGAAGGCGGTGCTGCTGTCGTTCCGGCTGAACGACATGGGGTTGATCTCCGGCGGCCCCGGAGGCTCGTCCTACTGGGACAAGGTGGCGCCCAAGTTCGCCGGCTGGACCGAGGACGACTTCAAGAAGGGCGGCTTTCGCGTTCTGCCAGGCGCGTTCGTGCGCCACTCGGCCTACATCGCCCCGGGCGCCGTGCTGCTGCCCGCGTTCGTGAACCTCGGCGCCTATGTCGATAGCGGCACCATGGTCGACACCTGGGCCACCGTCGGCTCGTGTGCACAGATCGGCAAGAACTGCCATATCTCGGGCGGCGCCGGCATCGGCGGCGTGCTGGAGCCGCTGCAGGCCGGCCCGGTCATCATCGAGGACAACTGCTTCATCGGCGCCCGCGCCGAGGTGGCGGAAGGCGTGCTGGTCGGCGAAGGCTCGGTGCTCTCCATGGGCGTCTACCTCGGCGCCTCGACGACCATCATCGACCGTACGACTGGCGAGAAGCACTTCGGCCGCGTGCCGCCCTACTCGGTGGTGGTGTCGGGCTCGATGGCAGGCAGGCCGCTTCCCAATGGCGAGCCGGGGCCGAACCTCTACTGCGCCGTCATCGTGAAGCGCGTCGACGAGAAGACCCGCTCGAAGACCTCGATCAATGAGCTGCTGCGCGACTGA
- the dapE gene encoding succinyl-diaminopimelate desuccinylase — MALDPRDPVALTQALIRCESVTPDEGGALSLLESVLKPAGFTCHRLTFREAGTPDVENLYARIGNTAPHLSFAGHTDVVPAGDIDAWTVPPFSGEIRDGNLFGRGAVDMKGGVACFVSAALRHLAENGGKPKGSISLLITGDEEGPSINGTAKLLDWLKAGGETLDACIVGEPSNPEALGDEIKIGRRGSVTAEIVVHGRQGHAAYPQKADNPIPKLVRILDRLSSTEIDLGTEHFEPSNLQVTVLSVPNRASNVIPADARATLNIRYNDTWRRPTIEAWVREQCAAAAATIGASYDITFAGTGDVFLTSPGVLVETLSAAVVAETGRTPALTTGGGTSDARFIKDVCPVVEFGLVNKTIHAVDEHVPLDDLARLTAIYQRFLAVYFATK, encoded by the coding sequence ATGGCCCTCGATCCGCGAGACCCCGTTGCACTGACGCAAGCGCTGATCCGCTGTGAAAGCGTAACGCCCGACGAGGGCGGCGCGCTCTCGCTGCTCGAGAGCGTGCTGAAGCCCGCGGGGTTCACGTGCCATCGCCTGACCTTCCGCGAGGCCGGAACGCCAGACGTGGAGAACCTATACGCACGCATCGGGAACACCGCCCCCCACCTTTCGTTCGCGGGCCACACGGACGTCGTTCCCGCAGGCGACATCGATGCCTGGACCGTGCCGCCGTTCTCGGGAGAGATACGCGACGGAAACCTGTTCGGCCGCGGCGCTGTCGACATGAAGGGTGGCGTGGCCTGCTTCGTCTCGGCTGCCCTGCGCCATCTCGCGGAAAACGGCGGCAAGCCGAAGGGCTCGATCTCGCTCCTGATCACCGGCGACGAGGAAGGCCCCTCGATCAACGGCACGGCCAAGCTGCTCGACTGGCTGAAGGCGGGCGGCGAAACGCTCGACGCCTGCATCGTCGGCGAGCCCTCGAATCCCGAGGCTCTGGGCGACGAGATCAAGATCGGCCGCCGCGGATCGGTAACGGCAGAGATCGTCGTGCACGGCCGCCAGGGCCACGCGGCTTACCCGCAGAAGGCCGACAACCCGATCCCGAAGCTCGTGCGCATTCTCGATCGGCTGTCGTCCACCGAGATCGACCTAGGCACCGAGCATTTCGAGCCGTCGAACTTGCAGGTAACGGTGCTCTCGGTGCCGAACCGTGCCAGTAACGTCATTCCGGCGGACGCGCGCGCTACGCTCAACATTCGCTACAACGACACCTGGCGCCGCCCGACAATCGAAGCCTGGGTGCGCGAGCAGTGCGCGGCCGCAGCCGCCACGATCGGCGCCAGCTACGACATCACGTTTGCCGGCACCGGCGATGTGTTCCTGACCAGCCCCGGTGTGCTCGTCGAAACGCTGAGCGCTGCCGTCGTTGCCGAGACCGGGCGCACACCGGCGCTCACGACAGGCGGCGGCACGTCGGACGCGCGCTTCATCAAGGACGTCTGCCCGGTCGTGGAATTCGGCCTCGTCAACAAGACGATCCACGCCGTCGACGAGCACGTTCCGCTCGACGATCTCGCGCGCCTGACCGCGATCTACCAGCGCTTCCTCGCCGTGTACTTCGCAACCAAGTAG